In Methylocystis echinoides, one genomic interval encodes:
- a CDS encoding glycosyltransferase, with protein sequence MLLTLIALIALAAWLYLLIFNSGFWRLTEHDSKFVPQGASVPEGTHVIAIVPARDEAEVIATSLASLLRQNFPGRFEIALVDDASTDGTADRARAAAKTEAAADRLTILSSGGPAGGWTGKIAAMHRGFTYVRSLPEQPDFVLFCDADIAFEPHVLSRLVAGATARGAVLSSLMVKLRCESLAEKWFIPAFVFFFQKLYPFRAVNNPKSKVAGAAGGVMLVRPEALAAAGGLPAIRDALIDDCALGALMKKQGPIWLGLTDDVYSLRPYPRLRDIERMVTRSAYAQLNYSPLLLAGAVLGMALVYLAPPALAFTESPTREIALVAWLIGAQAYMPSLRFYGLSPLRAFALPAVAACYTWFTAVSAWRHIRGRGGEWKGRYQAPA encoded by the coding sequence ATGCTCCTGACCCTCATCGCGCTCATCGCGCTCGCCGCCTGGCTCTATCTGCTGATCTTCAATTCCGGCTTCTGGCGGCTGACCGAACACGACAGCAAATTCGTTCCCCAAGGCGCGAGCGTCCCGGAGGGAACTCATGTGATCGCCATCGTCCCGGCCCGGGACGAGGCGGAAGTCATCGCAACGAGCCTCGCCTCGCTCCTGCGCCAGAATTTTCCCGGCCGCTTCGAGATCGCGCTCGTCGACGACGCCAGCACGGACGGCACGGCGGATCGGGCGCGCGCCGCCGCAAAGACCGAGGCCGCGGCGGACCGCCTCACGATCCTCTCCTCCGGCGGCCCCGCCGGGGGATGGACGGGCAAGATCGCCGCCATGCATCGCGGCTTCACTTATGTTCGCAGCCTGCCCGAGCAGCCGGACTTCGTGCTCTTCTGCGACGCCGACATCGCCTTCGAGCCGCATGTGCTCTCGCGGCTTGTCGCGGGCGCGACGGCGCGTGGGGCGGTCCTCTCCTCTCTGATGGTCAAGCTGCGCTGCGAGAGCCTCGCCGAAAAATGGTTCATCCCGGCCTTCGTCTTCTTCTTTCAAAAGCTCTACCCCTTCCGCGCGGTCAACAATCCCAAGAGCAAGGTGGCGGGCGCGGCGGGCGGCGTGATGCTCGTCCGCCCCGAGGCGCTGGCGGCCGCTGGCGGCCTGCCGGCGATCCGCGACGCGCTTATCGATGATTGCGCCTTGGGGGCGCTGATGAAGAAGCAGGGTCCGATCTGGCTTGGCCTCACCGACGACGTCTACAGCCTGCGACCCTATCCGCGCCTCAGGGACATCGAGCGGATGGTGACGCGCTCGGCCTATGCGCAGCTCAACTACTCGCCGCTGCTGCTCGCCGGCGCGGTCCTCGGCATGGCGCTCGTCTATCTCGCGCCTCCGGCCCTCGCCTTCACCGAATCGCCGACCCGGGAGATTGCGCTCGTGGCCTGGCTGATCGGCGCCCAGGCCTATATGCCCAGTCTGCGCTTTTACGGCCTGTCCCCGTTGCGCGCCTTCGCTTTGCCGGCGGTCGCGGCGTGCTATACGTGGTTTACCGCCGTCTCGGCCTGGCGGCACATCCGCGGCCGCGGCGGCGAATGGAAGGGCCGTTACCAGGCGCCTGCGTGA
- a CDS encoding ChaB family protein — translation MPYQTNADLPENLQRLLPPHAQDIYRAAFNNAYFAHEGDPRQEEAAHRIAWAAVKRSYVRTPEGWRLRDD, via the coding sequence TTGCCCTACCAGACCAACGCCGACTTGCCCGAAAATCTCCAGCGCCTGCTGCCGCCGCATGCGCAGGACATTTACCGCGCCGCCTTCAACAACGCCTATTTCGCCCATGAAGGCGACCCCCGGCAGGAGGAGGCGGCGCACCGGATCGCCTGGGCCGCCGTGAAACGTAGCTATGTCCGCACGCCAGAGGGGTGGCGGCTGCGCGACGACTAA
- the pyrF gene encoding orotidine-5'-phosphate decarboxylase produces MDDKARDRLIVALDVDTVEAARALVTTLGDAVSFYKIGMELAYGGGLALAQELKDAGKRVFIDLKLHDIGATVERATRQIARMGMDFLTIHAYPQTMAAARAGAGDLKLLAVTVMTSYDDADLQEAGFAFGVADLVARRAAQAKAAGVDGLILSPLELSAIRPLVGPQMLLVTPGVRPAGADAGDQKRVMTPAQAIAASANHIVVGRPITRAADPRRAAEAIVAEIHGL; encoded by the coding sequence ATGGACGACAAGGCCCGGGACCGGCTGATCGTCGCCCTCGACGTCGACACGGTCGAGGCCGCGCGCGCGCTCGTCACGACGCTCGGCGACGCTGTCTCCTTCTACAAGATCGGGATGGAGCTCGCCTACGGCGGCGGGCTGGCGCTGGCGCAGGAGCTCAAAGACGCCGGCAAGCGCGTCTTCATCGATCTCAAACTTCACGACATCGGCGCGACCGTCGAGCGCGCGACGCGCCAAATCGCGCGCATGGGCATGGATTTCCTCACCATCCACGCCTATCCGCAAACGATGGCGGCCGCCCGCGCCGGGGCGGGGGATTTGAAGCTCCTCGCCGTGACGGTGATGACGTCCTATGACGACGCGGACCTCCAGGAGGCGGGCTTCGCCTTTGGCGTCGCGGATCTCGTCGCCCGCCGGGCGGCGCAGGCGAAGGCCGCGGGCGTCGACGGGCTGATTCTCTCGCCGCTGGAGCTCTCCGCGATTCGCCCGCTCGTCGGGCCACAGATGCTCCTCGTCACCCCTGGCGTGCGTCCCGCGGGCGCCGACGCCGGCGACCAGAAGCGCGTCATGACGCCCGCTCAGGCCATCGCGGCGAGCGCCAACCATATCGTGGTCGGCCGTCCGATCACCCGCGCCGCCGATCCGCGCCGGGCGGCGGAAGCGATCGTGGCGGAGATCCACGGACTTTAG
- a CDS encoding rRNA adenine N-6-methyltransferase family protein has translation MPDQKSSLADNARFIKQWLENPRLIGAVSPSGPALARTMASFVDLSRDGPILELGPGTGPVTKALLARGVAPERLVLVEYEGRFCKMLGERYPGVRVVQGDAYNLRKTLDGRIDGRVATVVSSLPLLVRPERDRVTLLHQAFELMGDEGLFIQFTYGLTKSPMPLHAHDVSGAYVGKGSAPILMNIPPARVWRYRKAGHGGRP, from the coding sequence TTGCCGGACCAGAAAAGCTCGCTCGCTGACAACGCCCGCTTCATCAAGCAGTGGCTCGAAAATCCGCGGCTCATCGGGGCTGTTTCTCCCTCGGGTCCGGCGCTCGCCCGGACCATGGCGAGCTTCGTCGACCTCTCACGCGACGGACCGATCCTCGAGCTCGGTCCCGGCACCGGGCCGGTCACCAAGGCGCTGCTTGCGCGCGGCGTTGCGCCCGAGCGGCTGGTGCTCGTCGAATATGAAGGGCGCTTCTGCAAAATGCTCGGCGAGCGCTATCCGGGCGTGCGCGTCGTGCAGGGCGACGCCTACAATTTGAGGAAGACGCTCGACGGCAGGATCGACGGCCGCGTCGCGACGGTCGTCTCGAGCCTGCCGCTGCTCGTGCGGCCCGAGCGCGACCGCGTGACGCTTCTGCATCAGGCTTTCGAACTGATGGGCGACGAGGGGCTCTTCATCCAGTTCACCTACGGCCTCACCAAATCGCCGATGCCCCTCCACGCTCATGACGTCAGCGGGGCGTATGTCGGCAAGGGCTCGGCCCCGATCCTCATGAACATTCCGCCCGCCCGCGTCTGGCGCTACCGCAAGGCCGGCCACGGCGGCAGGCCGTAA
- a CDS encoding HNH endonuclease, whose product MSAPIRETCPLCARELGGARITEHHLVPRRYKGRETRLMHAICHRKIHATFTDQELRDRYHSFERLLEHEDIQSFVAWVRGKPPGFYVGTKMSRRRK is encoded by the coding sequence ATGTCGGCCCCGATTCGAGAGACCTGTCCCTTATGCGCGCGCGAGCTCGGAGGCGCGCGCATCACCGAGCATCATCTGGTTCCTCGCCGCTATAAGGGCAGAGAAACGCGGCTGATGCACGCGATCTGCCACCGCAAGATCCACGCGACGTTTACCGATCAGGAGCTGCGCGACCGCTATCACAGTTTCGAGCGGCTCCTCGAGCATGAGGACATTCAGTCGTTCGTCGCATGGGTGCGCGGCAAGCCGCCGGGTTTCTATGTCGGCACGAAGATGAGCCGGCGGCGAAAATAG